cattTCTGCCGAAGGACTCTGGGTGCATCTTGTTATTGAAACCAATATGTGTGCCCAGACCCAACACATTCCAGGGAGGGCAAAGATGTCAAAGTGGCCTGACGTGACTGCCGAAGAGATGAAAACTTTTATTAGGTTATGCACATCGGTATGCGGCTCACTGTGCTTATATtggcacttcattttttttttttttttttttttatagaaaatggGTGCTTTTCTTGCACTaacactttatttttaaatgtttgatcaAAACATTAAGACAACATAAAAATGTTAGTCATCACATGCTGCTCTTGCatagatgtgttttttttgtttttttttaaatatatattgaaaataGTGATTTTCCTTCTTTTACATTTAGGATTGAAGGCAAGGGCATCTCTTGCCAATTGTTTTCACTGAGAAATCTGTATTAGTCACACATTGCTTGCTTTGTTTCATTGCTTTCCTTGTGTGAAGttatttgagtttaaaaaatatatatatttaaaatgtataatttactcAGGTTTATGTTAAAGTCATATGTGTAAGCTCTCAAATGTTTTTGGATTTATGTTTCTATCGGCTACAGGGGCTGAGATATCAATTACTTAGTAGGTTTTAACCAGGTGATTCTAAAGTCATCCATAGGTTTTGGAAGTATATTTTGCCAGACACTTTAGGAAAGGAGACAAAGGGGGGCAAAGTatgaacttggaaaaaaaaactcagcacaAAAAGCCATATGATAAAAGACAATAGAATTCTAAGACTTGTCTATGTGGGCATGAGGCTGGTCAGTTTAGGTTTGACTGTTTGAGAGCAACCTTGGATGATGAATGAATGAGAGATGACGCCCATATCCTGATTTAACCTCATTTTGGCTACTATGTTTCCGATATTCAAAAATCATTACATTGCAGTGGGACATATGGCTATTCCTGTTATGAATGGgacatcaaaaaaaataaaaataaaataaaataattgctttGGCAGAGGTTTAAATATTGCTTCAAAgtggacacaaaaacaaaacggacCAACCAGGCTGACCTTTAAATGTGGTTACCTAGGCTACACTGGGTCATGTTTAATTATAAAAGAATATCCTCTCATTAATCATATTATGACTCAGCCAGTGAACTACACACCTGAAGAGCAATGCTCCATCTTTGCCAAACTCATTAGCGGCTCCTTTTCACTACAGTATTTACAGCAGTGCGACTAATGTGATTAACTGAAATATGCTAATGTTTCACCACGGATGACTTCAAGCCGACTCTATCTCCGAATATAACATTCTTTTAAATGGCTGATgattaaagttaaaaaagaaagcgCCTGCTGTTTTGAGGCACGCACCCGCACAGGCTTGAAAAGGATGAACTCTGTGTCTCTGTTGGCCAAGTACAAGGACATGCTCTGCAGCGTGCTCGGCAGCTTGTTCTTCATCACCCGGTAGGTTGCCATCACGAGATCGTTGATCTTTGCTGAAAAGagaaggaaaataaaatcaagAAGAAAATACAGACATCGCCTGGAGGGTGCTGGGTTCACGTTGAGACGAGTCGCAGCAAGATGCCAGTGGCCTTTCCCCGAGCCCACGAACCTTACCGGGCTGAGCCCACGGCTGCTTCGACAGCGTGTATGCAGGGCCGCCCTGGATGGCCATGTTTTTCAGCTCTGCAACCTGCGTCCAAAATAAACAATAGTTAGTGACAGCCTTGGAAAATAAGTACAAGAACACAATCGTCTTCACCGAGTCAAAGGGATTAACTCCAAAACAGAGGCTATTTTGTTAGCTTGACAATTGAACAATTGGTGTTGTTTGCAAAAAGAGAGGACAATGGAAATGAGCTGGGTGGGCgggaaagaaggaaaaaaaaggtgggcCGCAAATGATTTGAAGAGAATTGTGTTGGAAGACAACAATAGGGGAACATCACAAATGCACATCTCAGCTGAAGGGAAGAAATTTGTCTGCAGTCGAGCGAGAAAGGTGTCAGTCCAAATGGATTGCAATAAAGTTAAAAGCTGAGAGCTGAAGGTCAAGACGTGCCCGTCTCCGCCCGAGGCCACGTCTGACGGTTACCTTGGTGAGAAACTCCTCAAGGTTCCCCGTGAAGATCTGAGTCTGCTGCTGAATGAACTGCTCGCAGCTGAACTTCAGGTGTCGGTCCACATCTTTCTTGGAGTCGATGTAGTGCTCCTTTATCTCGGGGGTTCCCTGCAGAGCAAAGAAAATGATCCTTTCAAGTGCCGGCTCCCTTGGCAGACAGTGAATGGCATGTTGAATTAAAGGGAGGACAAAAggggggaaataaataaaaacctccAACAGGAATTCCAGAATGGCGTTGTGACTGTTAAACCGGAAGAATTTGGGAACAGCCTTCGGGTTCAGGATTTTGAAGGCAGCATCTTGACAAAAGAGCACATGGATGAGAAAAATCAGGGTGAAGCGCTGGAGTGCCCTCTAGTGGTGCAAATCAAATATGACCTTGGATGAAGGTGGAGGGAGGGGCAAATGTGCCCCAGAGAGGCAGCAGTTAGCGTACATTAGGTGTTGAATGACACtgtaattttcaaattaattgTTGCCACCGGTGCATGTGATAGGCACAAGTTGCTTAATGAGCATGGGAATGTAATGACGGGCTTTATGGAGCCGAACACCAACGTTTAATTATCTTACCTCGCGTTTTCTTCAGGTCCAGCGAGATCTCCTTGATGGCAAAATCGGTGTGAAATGGAGCAATCTGTTCACGCATGATCAGCAGGTGCTTGATCAGGAAAAGCTGCCCATCTATTTGTGTCTGTGGAAGACGagagggagagaaagagagcaacgtcgttaaaaatccacaccaaaaaaaaaaaaaaaaaaaaaaagcaccatctGACTTTCCAGGCAGCCGACATGGAGAGCGCAAGCGGGCTCGGAGATGATAAGGAAATTCGGCTAATTAATAATTTTTGCATAACTAGAGCTGGAAAGGGCTAAGATtctgtaggggggggggggcgcaagACATCTGAAGCCATTTATTGCTCAGCTCGTTATGAAAGATCGGGGATGAAAATAAGAGGCACGGGGAGGACACTCGTCATCCCAAATTGATGTTGCCGCATTAATTCGAAATGGTAGGTTGAAACGGGCCAGTCAGCGTAGATATTAACAGCAAATTTGAAGGTGAGAGCGGCCCATAAATAAGAGGACGCTTCGCTGAACAGTCTGTGGAGCATAATAACGCCGCCATTACAATAAACTTTAAATGACATCCCAGCTGCTTTAGTTAAGTGCCCCATTGCCGCAGGAAGTTCTAATGAAACAGAATTAGGGAGGGGACGGCGTCCAAAAAGACGGCACTgtttccagctgtttttataataatacaaaaacggGGGGAAAGTACAAAACTTCTCTTGAGCGAGTGAGTGTGCCAAACCTTGTTCTTAAGGATACTATCAGAGGCACTCAGCAGGGACTGGATGCAGGCAGATAAGGCTTCTTGAGATAAACCCTGGAAGACGGCTCTCTGCAAAAGGCAATATAATGGGGATGGGAATTAGGAAGAAAATACAAAAGATGTGCGGATATCCTAGCCTCAGATGCCCAAACCTCACAATTTCCCAGAGAGACCCTTGAGGCGGAAAGTAGTACAGGTCCCAACATTTTGAATGTCTCACAGATCCGTacgattataaaaaaaaaaaaaaaaaaaaaaagagaagaaaagagaagGCCTTTTATTATGTGATGTGTTTTCACAATCCACTGTGTGTGCACTCACATCGCAAGCAGATGTGCggcaataattatcggcactcAGTTCATTTGGGCCTTCTGGGACAACGATATGCAAATACAGTAGATTAATTTAGTACCAATTGTAATGCAACTTCTGAACACCGCGTCTGAAAGGCAGCTGCAAACAAGCATTCACAGGGATGCTAGCGTAGCAGAGGCAAAATGAGACGTGGCATGGAGAATTATTTCGCTCATgtgaacatttttgaaatgccagaaacaaaatttaaatgtaaaccgAATTTACCGTAAAATATTGTGTATTGAACATTGTAATTTTGGATCTCTAATGACCAGAATTAATAAACAGCAGCATAGTCGGTCTACTGTCATGAGAATAACACAATTGCAAGTAACATTATGCAGAATCTGAACAGTAAAACTGTTCCTGGATAAAGTAAATTTGCCCTGAAAAGTTAAGTACAACCAAACCGTACTTGGGTGGTGACTAGGGTGAGCCCGAGGACCACCTGTGGTGCTATAGTACCACACAGAATCGCTGatcagtcacaagaaggagtcatgccatgcTATGAAAAACTCATTTCAAATCTGGATTTTCGTGATTTGAGCCTTTCAGCACATGGTGACAATTAGTGCTGGCGTCTGCCAGAGCAGATTATCAGATGGACTGTTTAAAGTTTTAGACGCAATGTTACTCAAGAAGGGCAGATGCATCCAACAACATGTAGTTTTTATGTGGTTCTGGCTTCACCATTACTATCAAAGCAATAGAGTTCTTTTCTGTAATTCAGGACAGTATTTGTCGCTTCCACTAGCACTTAGAATTCGAATCACTTCAAACTTCATTTGGCGCTGACAGTGCTCTCCCAAATAATCCTTGGTGAAAACAATCAGCGCCACCTAAAGAATATAACCCGCCTCTTAAATAGGACAGTCTCCACTGCTTTTACATCTGTTCCCAACAATGCTCCCAATCTCATAGAGTGAGTGAACGCGCAATTTAGCACCTGCTGTTTGGGATCTTTGTAAATCAGACCCATAATAGGGACAAGAGAACACAAGGAGACGTATGATAATAAAGAGAGCACTTGTTAATTTAGAAGCGGACGGACCTATTGAGACATCTGCCAGGCCTTCCAGGAAATGGAGAGCATCTCAACTATTGTGTCTACTGGGTACTCACGTCTATACATCTGTAGAGTTTGGACAGGCAGACCAGCGTCCGCCTGACCGTCGGGTACCACATGCCGTGCAAATCAGCGGGAGAAACAGAAGCTTGCAGACGGGACGCCTCTGGTTTCCCTGCAAGTCCTTACGTAAACGTGGAAGAAGGTCAGACACGCGACGCCGACGCCAAAAGTGTTTAATTAAATGCATCAACACGCACCGGCGTTACTCTTCCTTCTCCCGTCTGGATCCTCGAGCTGAACGTCGGAAAAGACGGCCGCTTGGGGTGTTTGCTTCATCTGCTCTTCCTTCAAACTCTGAGCGATTCTCTGGTGAGAAGGACACACAGGAGTGACAAGAAGATGCTAAATACTTCAGAAGCACGGCGTATTACGAGCGCAATTTACAACCAGAGAGTGACGGCTTCCCGTCTGGCCTCACCTCCATCATCTCCAGTTTTTCGGGATAGGCCAGATCCCCTGGGGCAGGCTTGTAGCCAATGATGTCCGTCTGGATGTAAATGTGCGTCCTGTAGACGAGTCTCTCCTGCACATCCTCCAGCATCTGCTTGACCACCGCATCAAAGGCTCCCAGCTGGCCGGCTGTTTCAAAACGCATACACAGGTGCTactaaaatttgaatattgtacaAAAACTCATTCATTTCagtagttaaaatgaaaaaaaaaaatgagactgtAATATTATATGGATTCACGACACAAAGAGTGAATTGTTATATCTTTATGGTTTGATTTTGTATAATTTTGACagctacaaaaaatatatatatttaagaaAATTATTATATTACTATATATAATTGGTTATGTCTgtgatatttgtttttgtgtgttgtgaTGAATTGTATTTGCCTTGTTTAGATAGTCTTTGGTTTAGACTATTTGCTCGATTGTCTGtgttgaatttgttttgttttttgtttttttaatgaaaaacaaattagaaaaaaaatgttaaaataggaATGTGCAAGTGTTTTAACTTATATAGAGTATGTCTCtcctttatgctttttttttgttatttcattGGACTTGGGTAATATTTGATATGAGATACATGTTTGTTTATTAATCTgtactttttcttcctttttgttcttctttaagtacaaaataaaaacaattaaaaataataaaagaaatcttaaaaattacaaaagaaATCCTAAAAATGGTGAATATGGAAATTAGGTCGTAATTGGCCACCGGAAATTATATATTTCTGTTTCACGAATCTTTTGGAATTGATATCTGAAATTTTCAACAATGTGCAAATTGATTTGAGATACAGCTGTATATCTATTGGTGCTTGGATGGTCAATGCAAATGAGTCCAGATGCTGTCATCTCAATGTTAAATGTCCACTGAACAACCACAAAATGAGCAAAACATTCCTGCCTTTATTATTAACACcgctcaagttttttttttccccctattggGTGATTTCTGTAGGTTGTTCAGGGCAATGATTGTATTGTGTTGATCAAATGCtgcttttgttttccttttttattaaaaaacaaacaaacaaacaaattaattaagATAATTTGTTGCCTTgaatgcatataaaaaaaaagtcattaaaacACGATTATTTACATtgataaagacaatatttgtgcTACAGATGAGTGTATTAGACCTCGATAGCAAGACTGAAGGCGTTCCTAAACTTGTGGCTCGTGTGTGCAAGCGAGTGGCAATTCCAGAAGCTTGTACCCACCGTTGTGGTGAACGTGGTCTTCCAGCATCTCGGTCTTGAGGATGCCGCAAAGCTCCGAAAGAGTTTCCAGGTGGATGATGTGGATGATGAGAGGACGCAGAACGTCGTACAGAGATAAACACAGCTTCTCCAGTAGTTCGCTGTCCAACATTACAACATCATTTTAGATGAAGTCTGAATTTACACTGTGaactatttcattttttattgacATAAAATACAGCAATCATGTATGTGACTTTCTTTTTCACTCCACcacaaaaactcaaaatattaCATTGTGTAGTATAAAATTAAGATATTTctgttgcatttgccaatatctttGTACCTCAGaatgacctttaaaaaaaataattcttctAATCTTCTCATCTGATACCGATGAGCGCAAAATGACAGGATTGACCCGGATTTCTGATCCTGTGATCGTATCTGAACGTCTCTTAATTCCACGGAATTTCAAAGCACAACAAAGTTTGCGAGGATGAAATGTAGATAAGAGGGTGGCGCTACTCACTCTAGTTTGGGTGTGGGCTTGGTGAAGAACTCATTGTAAAGCTGATGCTCATCCTGGCACACATGAACCATGAAGGCACATCCGCTGCGAACCtgcacaaaaaaagagaaaggcCCGTTTGAAGCGCACAACAATGTTTGCAATGACACAAATGTCAGCAGGTTGAAGCCATTTATCATGCGCGCCGATTCACCGAGACGCCGGGAAATATGCTTGGGTCGAAGTCTGGGCGCTTTTCTTGTCTGATGTGAAATGTCACGCGAGTGCTTTTAAGAAGGGCAGCTGTGCTTTGAGCTCGGTCGTGCCTCTCACCAGGGCGCAGTGGTCTTTGCTGTTCTGCTGGGTCAGATCTGTGATGGTGGAAGTAATGCTGGGAGTGAGGAGCTGCTCTCTCTGGTCCAGGTAGCATCGGTGGATTTCATCCAACAGGTGATGGTATCTGCAGGAAGAAGTGTAGACTTGATTCATAGTACGGGACTGACATCAACGTGTGGACGTGCCCATTAAAAATATGGAGAGCACTCACTCGGGAATCTTGGCCGCCCGCTCTTCTATCTGTTCTATCAGCGACTGGGAGAAATAAACGGCAGTTCTGCACAGGGCTAAtatgtcatttcatttttttttaaataaataaaacttactCGAACTTTGGGTGCAGCTGCTCTAAACCTGACATAGTAGAGTGTGAAGGCATTGTCGGCGTTTGCCAAACCCATTGGATCCTGGACAACAAGCACAGaaattattttatatcattaactcaactcaactttatttataaagcgctttaagaacaggcattgctgtatacaaagtgctgtacataaacataaatattagttttgcagtaaacaagaacaaagcaaacattttgaagtgcaagacaagttttttttcaagtaaatacattttacatcagttaataaataagaagtagtgaataaagag
The Festucalex cinctus isolate MCC-2025b chromosome 11, RoL_Fcin_1.0, whole genome shotgun sequence DNA segment above includes these coding regions:
- the cog3 gene encoding conserved oligomeric Golgi complex subunit 3 isoform X2; this translates as MASTEQQSLLDLTDKETREKLSLWDRPPDAMAPLTGRQTDSVLEIRTAAETLAIPSELPIEDLGSLSSRSLQSPFTATVPQSTEDVLLKGFQMLQMENDQIETAQQFFAWFAKLQANMDQDESAKYRRTRDDLNCYQEQCDAILKDVSAALEQLDSLQKQYLFVSNKTGTLHEACEQLLKEQAELVDLAENIQQKLSYFNELEHINTKLNSPTLSVNNEGFIPMLSKLDDCIDYVSSHPNFKDYPVYLAKFKQCLSKAMHFMKVHIVNTMQNLSSALTKRDPMGLANADNAFTLYYVRFRAAAPKVRSLIEQIEERAAKIPEYHHLLDEIHRCYLDQREQLLTPSITSTITDLTQQNSKDHCALVRSGCAFMVHVCQDEHQLYNEFFTKPTPKLDELLEKLCLSLYDVLRPLIIHIIHLETLSELCGILKTEMLEDHVHHNAGQLGAFDAVVKQMLEDVQERLVYRTHIYIQTDIIGYKPAPGDLAYPEKLEMMERIAQSLKEEQMKQTPQAAVFSDVQLEDPDGRRKSNAGKPEASRLQASVSPADLHGMWYPTVRRTLVCLSKLYRCIDRAVFQGLSQEALSACIQSLLSASDSILKNKTQIDGQLFLIKHLLIMREQIAPFHTDFAIKEISLDLKKTRDAAFKILNPKAVPKFFRFNSHNAILEFLLEGTPEIKEHYIDSKKDVDRHLKFSCEQFIQQQTQIFTGNLEEFLTKVAELKNMAIQGGPAYTLSKQPWAQPAKINDLVMATYRVMKNKLPSTLQSMSLYLANRDTEFILFKPVRNNIQQVFQRLHTLLQEEYSGEDLQIIACPSMEQINLLLSVNK
- the cog3 gene encoding conserved oligomeric Golgi complex subunit 3 isoform X1 — translated: MASTEQQSLLDLTDKETREKLSLWDRPPDAMAPLTGRQTDSVLEIRTAAETLAIPSELPIEDLGSLSSRSLQSPFTATVPQSTEDVLLKGFQMLQMENDQIETAQQFFAWFAKLQANMDQDESAKYRRTRDDLNCYQEQCDAILKDVSAALEQLDSLQKQYLFVSNKTGTLHEACEQLLKEQAELVDLAENIQQKLSYFNELEHINTKLNSPTLSVNNEGFIPMLSKLDDCIDYVSSHPNFKDYPVYLAKFKQCLSKAMHFMKVHIVNTMQNLSSALTKRDPMGLANADNAFTLYYVRFRAAAPKVRSLIEQIEERAAKIPEYHHLLDEIHRCYLDQREQLLTPSITSTITDLTQQNSKDHCALVRSGCAFMVHVCQDEHQLYNEFFTKPTPKLDELLEKLCLSLYDVLRPLIIHIIHLETLSELCGILKTEMLEDHVHHNAGQLGAFDAVVKQMLEDVQERLVYRTHIYIQTDIIGYKPAPGDLAYPEKLEMMERIAQSLKEEQMKQTPQAAVFSDVQLEDPDGRRKSNAGLAGKPEASRLQASVSPADLHGMWYPTVRRTLVCLSKLYRCIDRAVFQGLSQEALSACIQSLLSASDSILKNKTQIDGQLFLIKHLLIMREQIAPFHTDFAIKEISLDLKKTRDAAFKILNPKAVPKFFRFNSHNAILEFLLEGTPEIKEHYIDSKKDVDRHLKFSCEQFIQQQTQIFTGNLEEFLTKVAELKNMAIQGGPAYTLSKQPWAQPAKINDLVMATYRVMKNKLPSTLQSMSLYLANRDTEFILFKPVRNNIQQVFQRLHTLLQEEYSGEDLQIIACPSMEQINLLLSVNK